The sequence GATTATATTTTGTGATGCCATCTCTTGTTTCTTTTCTAATGTAGGTCTAAACAAACTATGTTgtaaaaattctaaaacattatataatgaaattgttgctgttaatgatgatggtacaataataattggagttccttttttttaaaaaaaaattaaaaattaaaaattaataattgtaatttataataataatattaataataataataataataataataataataataataataataataataataataataataataataataataataataataataataataataataataataataataataataataataataaaacatttaaatatttactgTTTTTTAAATGTGGAATAATTGATGGACTTCcatttggtgatgatttaacatttggtgatgataataatgatgacgatgatgatgatgatgatgatctttttcttttcttttcttcttcatcttcaattttaaactttttataatttgttaAAATATTTGCAAATGactaaattataaaataaaaaaaatattagaatACTTTGAGGATTATGATAAATAAagatgaatgaatgaatgaatgaatgatttaataaaataggAAAAACATACAACTGAACTTTGTAAAACTGAAACTTTATCAGAAGATTTCTTTtctctattatttattgctTTGGTAACTTCAATATCAGCTTTAATAAATGAAGATCTGTTATCATCAGTTGCCATattctttctttttgttttaacTTGTTCGATATAAGTATCTACGGTGAGTGGTGATtctgttttaatttttttagtatCTATTTTCTCTGCGAATATAGATttatctttttgttgttgtgctgTTAATTCTCTATCATGTATTAATAATGGATCgattttaatttgatcagatttaaattcatcaaattcTTGTATTGCCATATCTTGATAttgatcattattatcatcttcttgttgtggttgttgtggttgttgttgtgttgaTAATCCTaaatcttgttgttgttgttgtgtcgatgattgttgttgttgttgttgttggtcgatttgttcttgttctttttgAGTTAAACTACCACCAAATGGTAATTGAGTTGAAGAAGTTGTTTCATCTGATTGTTTTTGTGAATCTTGATCCATTTGTTGAATTGATTGTCCCTCTGGTATTGTTATTGTATCATCCGCTGTTGAAATACTACCCAAcattgttggtgttgatgttggtaACGAATCAAATTGAATCGATGCTGTAATTTCACCACCATCTAAATAacttaataattcttttttatcattgctaaaattatttatttcaattgatgataatgataatgattatgattattgatgatgaaattaataatgataggtgttaaaatacaaatattataatattatattatatattatatatatatatatatatatatatataatttacaTACAAATTTACAGCTTGAATATTACTTCTTGATGCAGCTAAAATATAAGCACCATGATTTAAAGTACGATTTgaatgtaaaaaataaactgaACCCTAATGAATAGTTTGAACCTGTTGAACTTTTGAATGCTGTTGGTGTgtttttattgaatttatatcTACCTAATGAATAATCATCTCCTTCAATATTTGGTGTACCTCCTTCCAAGAGTATACCTCTTAAAATTGTCAATGGATCCGCCATggtgttattattttatgtatttttaaaaaaaaataataattattttttttttttttactattatagtggtaattataatataaatttattatatatttatatatataaaaaatgataaattataaattccaACTTTCAGAACACCTTTCCAAtgaacaaattaatttatgaaaattgaaaaaaaaaaaataaaaataaaaataaaaaaaaaaaaaaaaaaaaatttaaaaaaaaaaaaaaaaaaaaaaaaaaaattaaaaaaaaaaaaattaaaaataaaaaaaaaaatgaattcattttttgttcaaatcgattatttaaaaaaaaaaaaaagatcatgTAAATCTTTTCATTTAACTATAattagataaaataaaataaatacaaatacaaatacaaatacaaacacatataaaataaaataaaataaaaataaaaaataaaacaaaacaacaCAAAATTgtaatcacttttttttaaaaaaaaaaaaagtatggtTTTGGTTGGGGTTGGACTTTAAATTTGATCAAAACCAATGGAAATTGGCAATGATTGAAAACCAtaatcatatttttttttttttttttttcaaataatttttttttttttaataattttttttttattttttttttttatttttttatttttttatttttctttttaatcaCAAGTTAAGTGgtttaaattgtaaaaaaaaaaaaaaaaaaaaaaaaattatattaaattcacttatttttaaaaaaaaaaaaaaaaaaaagaatgaataagaattttaaatttattattttaatatttttaatagtatcaattttatttataaatttaaataattgtcaagataatgataatgaagaggTTGATAtgaatgataatagtaatagtgatGTTATAATACTTACAGATTCAAATTTTGAAGATTTGACAACATCAAATCCAAATGAAACTTGGATGGTAGAATTTTATGCACCTTGGTGTTTTCATTGTAAAAACTTAAAGAAAACATATGACCAATTATctacaaaattaaaacaacaagacCCAAATCTTAAAGTTGCAAAAATAGATTGTGTTGCAAATCCAAAACAATGTAAAAGATTCTCAATTAGATCATATCCAACAATTAAAGTGTaagtatatatattttataattctttgaaaataataataattaataattaataatttttttaaaaaaaaaaaattagtataaaAGGAAATTCAGTTTATGATATGAAAGGTGAGAAAAcattaaatagtttaaatgaatttataaataaaggTTATGAAAAGAGTGTTGatcaaattaaacaattaccAGCATCAATTATTCTTAAAGTTGTCGATCTTACAGATAAAACATTCCCATCAGTAAATGATGGGTCAtggttaatttattttcatattccAAGATGTATTTATTGTGAAAAATTTATGTCAGAATTTGATGCATTGCCATCAGCAGATTtctcaaaatcaaatgaaaaatttaattttggaaaaattaattgtcaAACTTATAAAggtaaaaattaataattattaaaaaaaaaaaaaaaaaaaaatatttatattaatattattttttctttgattaaaagaaatatgtGATTTATATAGAGTAGAATATTTCCCAAACGTTAAATTGTAACTATAtatgtttattttaaaaaaaaaaaaaaaaaaaaaattaaacccACTTAATCTCACTTCCTgtctatattattttaatttttttttttttttatatttatatatatataatatttgttattaattttttttttttttttttttaatttttaaaattcaaataattattttaatagtttcgaaaattcaacaaatttatattataatttcaatcaCGAACCTACTACATCTAATTTAAAAGAGTTTGCaatgttttattataaaCATGTTTCCCCTATAAAGAGACCATGGAATGCAATgttttctttatttgaaGAGGCAATTAGAGAGTTTGTTTGGCTATTCTTATTGGTATCgtttttatttggtttctttatttgttatattttttatggAATGgtaccaccatcaccaccaccaccaccaccaccaccatcaacaattcaatctaaaaatcaaattcaaactaaaatgaaaaagtCTGAGTAAAcacaacattattattattattgttattattattattattattattattaatattcaatatatataattacaCTTGTTTTTCTAAACTTTTATGTATAAAACATTTCTAAATTTTACATATGCAttcaatacaaataaataaattcttttttttttatttatttttttatttattttttttttaaaaaaaaaaaatataatacacCACAAATCACACTTAAAGTGTATTATTACTCACACAcatacactttttttttttttttaaaaaaaaataaaaaaacaatcgaaatcaaaaaaaaaaaaaaaacaaagagtAGTTTTGTATGTGAGTATGTGTGAtgtgtatttttttatattataacaataaccaatttaaaatgtaaaattaattattaatttaaaaaaaaaaaaaaaaaaaaaaaaaaaaaaaaaggagatTCTTTATTCCAATAACCAACCTACACAAGATTTACGCGTATGTACATATTGATTGAAATAGATAGTATTTTCTATCTATTtaaatcttcttttttttttttttttaaaataaaaaaaatcttttaaaaaaaagttaggaattggaaaaagaaagaatatggatattatttatttttattttttttttttattagattttaatttttctaaacaattaaataacgtttttaaaaattcgaaagttttgtttttttttaaactttgaaaaaaaagaaattattaatattacatacacacacactctctctctctctaataaatagataaaagatttattaaaaaataaaaaaataaaaataattaaaaacaaatatatacttacatatttttataatataaaaatgaaaattttaaacttaCAAGTatttcatcaaatttaaaaataataaaaaccatCAATTACACAAATAAATATCATAAATATCCTCattatttcatcatcatatcccttttataatttttttacagtattactttatttttttttatttattttttttttactttcttttttttgtaattaatattattattattttttttttttccaccaATCAATCCACAATCATTTATCAATCAAGTATCTTTTAGTATTTAATTTCAGTTATTTTGaggtaatttatttatttatttttattttattttgttttattttattttgtttatttatttaattatttaaaaaaaataaaaaaaataaaaaataaaatataaatagaggtatattttttaaataaaaaaaaaaacattaacaataatatttattttacttttttaaaacattatcaattatatttatttatttatttaattttgtatcaattcaatttttttaaaaatgttatttggtaattatttaaaataaaaataaaaataaaaataaaaataaaaataaaaacaaatttttaataaatttattaatttattattttatatgtgTGTATGTATAGAAACCTTAAAAAGCCTCAACTCAAATAATCAAGGACTTAGCTCAAATGAACAAGCATTTGGAAGTCCATCAAATATGAATGAATCAATGGTATTTGGTAGTCCATCTTCAAGTGTTTTGAGTTCATCATTCAAAGGTTCAAATTCAACCTGTGCAACCAATAAATCTGCCTCATCAGCAATGTTCAGCAGACCATTCTATTATGAATAATTTCGTTGAGATTTTAATCATCTATCAacacccttttttttttttttttttttaaaaaattaaaaaaaaaaaaaaaaatatttgtaattCCCATTTAAaaccttttttattattatttttaataaacatttcattctttttcctaaaaaaaaaaaaaaaaaaaaaaaaaaatttattttattttattttatttcactaaaaattaaaaatagaaaaataaaaattgaaaataaaaatttatttatacataGAAATATATACCACTTTCTATTAGTCTATGGACtttagaaaaattaattttggttttattttttttatttttattttatctatgatttatttttttagttttgttttaaatttttattattattttattttattttatttttttatttttaaaaattaaataattggttatactataattttaaaaatcatttaaatgacaagatattttttttttggtgtgtgaaaaaaaatgatttttttgatttttttgatttttttgatttttttataaaaaaaattattttattttttattttttatttttttattttttttatttttttatttttttcaaattaattataattttttaaataatatctaactttctttttttttttttttttttttttattcaataacaaaaacaattactttatatttataaaatttgtatattattttaatttttaatttagtcAGTGTGTTAGGGGGTTTAGTTTCTATTGCAACCAcatcttaaaaattaaaaaaaaaaaaaataaaaaaaaaaataaaaataaaaataaaataaaatttcaaaaataataaaataaaataaaataaattaataaaaaaaataaaataaaataaaataaaataaaataaaataaaataaaataaaataaaataaagaaataaaaaataaaataaagaaataataaaaactataaaaaaaaaaaaactataaaaaaaaaaaaaaaaaaaaaaaaaaaaaaaaatggagacaatagaacaagaacaacaacaaataacaGAGGTGAATAGTGAATATTATATAgatgaaaat comes from Dictyostelium discoideum AX4 chromosome 2 chromosome, whole genome shotgun sequence and encodes:
- the cdc73 gene encoding RNA polymerase II complex component, with amino-acid sequence MADPLTILRGILLEGGTPNIEGDDYSLGRYKFNKNTPTAFKSSTGSNYSLGFSLFFTFKSYFKYGAYILAASRSNIQAVNFNDKKELLSYLDGGEITASIQFDSLPTSTPTMLGSISTADDTITIPEGQSIQQMDQDSQKQSDETTSSTQLPFGGSLTQKEQEQIDQQQQQQQSSTQQQQQDLGLSTQQQPQQPQQEDDNNDQYQDMAIQEFDEFKSDQIKIDPLLIHDRELTAQQQKDKSIFAEKIDTKKIKTESPLTVDTYIEQVKTKRKNMATDDNRSSFIKADIEVTKAINNREKKSSDKVSVLQSSVSFANILTNYKKFKIEDEEEKKRKRSSSSSSSSSLLSSPNVKSSPNGSPSIIPHLKNRTPIIIVPSSLTATISLYNVLEFLQHSLFRPTLEKKQEMASQNIIKPPMITFDRITTQKVTYEVIDNIKSLKPEDWYRVVAAFVQGEAWQFKDWKWSNPADLFANIRGFYVKFDDSNLPDVVKSWDVKVLHISKSKRHLDHTAQVEFWNAFDDFTNAKKSYLNH
- a CDS encoding hypothetical protein (Similar to Acanthamoeba castellanii (Amoeba). disulfide-like protein), translated to MNKNFKFIILIFLIVSILFINLNNCQDNDNEEVDMNDNSNSDVIILTDSNFEDLTTSNPNETWMVEFYAPWCFHCKNLKKTYDQLSTKLKQQDPNLKVAKIDCVANPKQCKRFSIRSYPTIKVIKGNSVYDMKGEKTLNSLNEFINKGYEKSVDQIKQLPASIILKVVDLTDKTFPSVNDGSWLIYFHIPRCIYCEKFMSEFDALPSADFSKSNEKFNFGKINCQTYKEICDLYRVEYFPNVKFFENSTNLYYNFNHEPTTSNLKEFAMFYYKHVSPIKRPWNAMFSLFEEAIREFVWLFLLVSFLFGFFICYIFYGMVPPSPPPPPPPPSTIQSKNQIQTKMKKSE